One Triticum dicoccoides isolate Atlit2015 ecotype Zavitan chromosome 3B, WEW_v2.0, whole genome shotgun sequence genomic window, CTATTAGCACATGTTGCTCAAGTTTGGTATCCTTTATTATGTTAACATTGGAGGCATGACATACAAGCGTGTCAGGTGTAGTAAGTAGCTAATTTATCAACCATAGAAGTTGCGTTCATGTCGGTGATAGAGGCAATGAAGGAAGTCATTTGGATGCATGGTTTTCTTGGTGTTGAGTATTGAGCAAGTTGATCCAGttatgtcttttgataatcaaagTGTGATTCAGCTTTCAAAAGATGAAAATTTCCAgaaaataaacaatcatacataTATGCTCAACTTATTCATTATGCATGATAAGAAAGACAAGACTTTGTATATTGAGAAGATTGGCACAAAAGATAATTCAGCTAATATGTTAACCAAGAATGTACCTAAGGCGAAGTTTGAGCATTGCTTGGACTTGGTGAGTATCCATACATGCCCGAGCTAACTCTCGTGTGGAGCACTGGAGGCAATGAGTATGTCACTTGTTGATTTGTTCATGTGGAAATAACTCTTTTGGAGATTGGGTTTTTGGCATTAAGAAGCTTGATGTGCTTGTTCTATGGTTCAATCATCGCTGAGGTGGAGAATTGTGATAATGTGCACCtcttatttcaccatttagaagccATTTTGGCCATTCTAACATGCAAAACAACACATAGACATGTTATGGACTAAAATATGGCCTATTTGGCACAGTGACAAAGTTGGAGATGCTTTTATGTAAAGTTTTTTTATTTATGCCTCTCTCCTAGTTCTGGAATAGACACATGGTTGAGTATTTTCTATTGTTGAGAGAGTTCTGCAGTAGGGAGAGAGTAAGGCCACTTGACTTACAAATCCACCAAAATTTGAGTGCTAAAATTGGCGATTTGGAGCCTCCCTTTCTTGTTGGCTTCTAACTTGTACTAGATTCATCTCTATAGTGGAATATTGCTCTCCTTCGTCTGTGGTCTTCCCATCCAAGGGGTTTCCACGTAAATCCTTGTTTCTCCCCCTGATTTGGTGTTTCTCTTGATATATTGGTTGTTGCTCAAGTGCTTGCTTGTTATTGGTACCTATTGCTCAAGTCTAGTACAATTTTATTGATTTGACATTGGATGCATGTTGTTATGTTGGGGCATTGATATTGTAGTGAGCTACTCTTGCAAGTATATTATTGTGATGAACATTGGATAGCTTGGTGCTTGTCGATTTTATAATATGATTCATATTTTCTACATGCACACACATTGTTTGTTGAAATGTTTGTGAAGAACTAGCTCCCGTTTTAGTCACTTTCCTTTCTCCTCTATGCTCAGACAACTAGTCTTAGATTTGGCACTCCTATTATCTACATAATTATACTAACTAGCCAATTGCTCGTGTGTTGGAACAATGCTGCATATATTATAGTGGTTCAATACCAATCGTGTCCTACATATACCTTACTTATGCCATATTTTAATTCAAGAAATGATTTGATTTGATTGAGGTCGTATGAAAGATTTTATTTGATTTGATTGTCCGTCATATAGCAAAAATGTTTTGATTTGACTAAGTTCATGCAATTACCATACAACCACTAATCGGGGCGCCACAAAAGATTTTATTTgatttgattgagctaatgcataaCATGGAGGATGTGAGGCTTCATCAATGGACGTACGACCACCAACTCCCCCTCGTAGTAGAAATTGTATTAACTAACACGATAACACCAATATTTCCTAAAGAAAGCAGGCTATTTGAGTCAGGAATGTCCAAATCATTGTATCTACATATGTCCTATGACCATATTCTATCCATAGACTATTTCACCACATGTTTCGCAATTTCCCCACAGGCAAGTGTTGAACATTACTGCTCTTGTGCCTATATGACCTTATtctatccatagacttatagattaTGCTAGAGTAAGATATGATTACTGCAACAATAACATCAAACACATGAGACACAATATTGTAATGTGGAAAGCCCATAAATTGATGAAATACATATGGGTGAAACAATCTAGATCTTCTTTTACTTAATATCAAAAGCGTGGCACAACAAGTTAATCTCTGGGTAAAACTAGAGGTTCATATGCATCGAGGTTTGGTCGATTTGCACAACAACATGGTAGCAAAAGCGAATGATGAACAATGTCACAAATGATAGTGGCATAATATCTCGAAAGCGACAAGTAGGTATATGTGAACCTCAGAACGTTGAGGACGAATTCAGTTTGCTTGATAGCAAGCTTATTTGTTCGGTCTTTCTTCTCTTTTCTCTCGGTATATTAGAATTCTCTTCATTCTTCTCGAATGGACTTGAAGTCTTGTCTCTCCTTACTCGTTGTTGATTGGGAGGCTCAAACATCCCCATTTGTGCATATACAATCCAAACTACACTATTTGGAAAGTCCAAAGTAAACCAAATGGCTTGTGAGCTCTTGGCGCTTGTTGCCCAAATAGGGTCACAAATCACCCCCTCAATGCCCACATGAAGATGATTATCTAACACTTTCAATATAAATTACGGGTTACTTCTCGACTGGGAAAAAGAGCGGTCACGTGGTATAATGAAAAGTCGTTTATGCATGACGGTATCAGGGTTAAAATTTACAAAAAtgggtatgtatgtatgtatgtgtgtatgtatgtTGAAAGATTTACATATTTATGCCCAATCTTCTTCAATTGTTGTCGTGTGCTTTGGTGGCGCAATAGGGTGACTtcctaataataataatataacaaCACTAAATCAAACATAGAATAATTGATATCCCTGTTAAACAGCTCTACTAACTGCGTTAACTAACACGCCATCTTCCCATCCTGCGAAAAAGACAAAAAAAAAACTAACTAAAACACAATCAAATGCACATTCTTGGGCAAATCAAGTTGGGGATGATCGAATCAGTGTATCTATATGTGTCCTATGAACCATGTTCTATCCCTAGACTATTGTGTCACATGTTTTGGGACTTTGCCAGAAGCAATCGCCCAACACTGCTGCTCCTGTGGTCTGTAAACCAACATCAGACGATCTTCCTTCCCGCTGGTCCAGGCAACGCCGACCTTGCTGACACTGCGGATAGCCTTCCCAGTAGGTAGGCAGTCCCCGTCGCGTCCACGCCTCCAGAATCAAAACGGCTCTTCGGCTGGGACCCCGGATGCTCCCGGCCCGGCCCGGCGTACATGCAAAAAACGAAAAACCTAGCTAGGTCTCCACAAGACAAACACTATCTGTACGTTCCCCATGAGTTCCTGCCCCTATGCATGTACATCAGCGCGTTATCCCGTCAAGATAGACTTGGGCGATCAACCCGCCACATGATGGTTTGCCCTCCAAAACGCGCCACATGATGATCTTTGGGTCCCTTTCCCCTCGGGTGTCATCTTATGCTGGATGTGCCGCTTGCTTATCTACACGGTTGGACGACCGTTGTTCGGTTATGCGTGCTTCCAATTTGGGTTGGGCGTCCCTGCAGCCCAACAGGAGATTTTGTTTGTTCGGAAAGGTATAACTTGTGGGCATAATCCTCCATTTTTGTCCGCTGTTGACGTGTTAAGCGTATCCGACGGAATGTGTATCAATGCAAGTGCTCTCTGGATTTAGCCATTTGGGACCAAACCGCCTTCTGGCATAGATAATTGAGTGTCGGACCAAATTATTGTGCACATGACAACAACTTCAAAGCCCTCACTGGCCGGGCTGCTAGTTCAGGTGCGGATGGGATACTCGTGCTTGTACGCTACTACACCTCAGCTTTGAGAGATGCTTTCATTGACCCAAACGAGGGATCAGCAGGGACACTCTGAGACATGTGATTAGTCCATTTTGGAATGCAGAAATTTCTCCCATCCAGTTATTTAGCTATGTTGTCACGTTAACATGATAGTTCGTCAGAAAACAATATATCCTGTGTCCAAAAGTAAAACTCCTGATTGCATCCAATGAAAACGGCATTTTTCGCCGACGTGTCGCCATATGCCAGCCGAGAAAGATGATTCGACGGTGCTCCTCGGATATAGACCAGGATTGATTTCGGCACTGCAAATCAAACCTATCCACGAAACGAGCTAATTATTCAGAGGACTGTCGACAAGCCGAGTGGCATAAAAACCTCCCCATCAGACCCACCGGGCCGCATAAAACAATCCGGGTCATCAACACCTAGATTACGAGCGTGTGAGCGCGCGACATCGCCAGAAGCTTTACGTCGCGGTCGCGCAAATTTAAATGGGAAAAGGGGGGGCAAATATGCCAGTCGGACTGAGCTACGCAAGTGATTCCTCCCGGAGGAGCGCCAAAAGCATCCCTATAGTATATATACCTATCGTGTTTCTTGGAAGACTTTGAGCAATACAAGTTGCCCGGCCAGGATCGCCAAAGAAAGATTTGCCTTTCCCTCTCTCTGACACCACCGCTGGTgaatcgtcttcaacctcggccttcctcttcttccatggcgCAGCTTTTGTGGCTGGCGCTCGGGGTTCTTCTTCTGGCCAGCTCGGTGGCAGACGCGGCGACTGCCAATTACACGTTCACAGTACTTCTCTTTACCTTCTCTCCGTCCATGCATAAGAGTTTTATTCATTCAGTTCATCTGAAGTTCATAGATAGAAGCTTTTCGCAATAAGTGAACTAGAGCAACTTCGCCATGCCCATATGTATATGCTCACATACGCCGGCTAGCGGCAACTTACATGCTTGACTTACAGTGGCTATCTAGAATTCAGAGTCAACCTATATGTTCAGAAAACAGAGATAGACCTGAAAATGTAGATAAAGTTGATAGTTCTGTAGGAGAGTTGATAGTCATGCAGGACAGTTCTATACCTATTTTTCATGTATATGCCACAAAAATCTCTACTTGTACTTCGGAATCGTGTATACAGTCCTACAAGCCCTTGTCTGACGTCTTTGTTCCTCTGTAATGCTGCCACCAGGTGCAGAGCATGAAAATTAACCAGCTGTGCAACAGCACTGACATCATTGCGGTGAACGGCCAGCTGCCAGGCCCGACGATAGACGTGTTCGAGGGCGATGAGGTGGTCGTCGATGTGATCAACGCGTCGCCGTACAACTTAACCATCCACTGGTAAAATCCTTATACCCCAGCTACAGAAAACTTTCAATGTCTGAAACTCTGTTCTTCGAAAAACATAGAGCCGTCTGCAACCGTTCCAACGGCGGCGTGGGGTACCCGCTGTCATCTAGCCTCTTGTTTTTTGAATCAAGCTGTCATCTAGCTAGTTCGCAGGACTGTTGAGGTGTCAGCCTGACAGGCAGTTTAGTTTCTCAGAAGATTAGTTTGTCTGACTATCTTAGCACCCGTGTGGCCGTGTGCCCATATCTCTAAGCCGAAAGGGAAGGTTCTGAAAATGACACCCTACCTTCCGAGGCACCGCCGTTAACTGTAGGTGACCTCATCTTTAACACCCTCCAAGTGTGCACACCGCAGTGTTCAGACGACCAAGTCTCGTCATTACAGTACACGTTTACAACAAAACGTAGCCAAAAGGATCACACAAAAAACAGCTAAACTTACCGGCTACCCATTCAAACATATATATTTTTAGGATAACATATTTGTTTCTGTCTTTCACGCTGTCTTTTTTCCTCTGGCAAAGACAACTGAGGTCGGCACTAAGTTTCAGTGGTCGGCACTTGACTCTGCCGCCATCTGTTATGATCTGTGGTGCTAGGGATTCAAATTTAACTGAAAAAATTAACTGATCTTTGGCGGCAGGCACGGCATACTCCAGAAGCTGACGCCATGGGCGGACGGGCCGAGCATGGTGACGCAGTGCCCGATCCAGCCCAACGGCTCCTACACGTACCGGTTCAACGTGACGGGGCACGAGGGCACGCTGTGGTGGCACGCGCACTCCTCCTTCCTGCGCGCCACCGTGTACGGCCCCCTCATCATCCGCCCCCGGAACGGCACCGCCTACCCCTTCCCGGCGCCGGACCAAGAGGTCCCCGTCGTACTTGGTATAATCATCAATCAACACGCATATACCATTCCTGTCCATTGCTCGATAGTATATTGATGGATGGATGGGGAGGTTTTAATTTGGCATATCCTGGTTGTGGATGAGGTTTGGGACAGGCGAGTGGTGGAGCCAGAACGTCGTCGACGTCGAGAAGGACGCCGTCATGGCCGGCCAGCTGCCCAGCCACTCCGACGCCTTCACCGTTAACGGCCTCACCGGCCAGCTCTACCAGTGCGCAAGTATGTAACGCGTCAGACGGTGAATTCTGTAACTTCAGGTGAAATTTACAGCTGATGGTGATGTGTGACATCATTAATTTGGTTCCGTAGATGAGACGTTCACGGCGGTGGTGCAGCCCAACACGACGGTGCTGCTCCGGGTGATCAACGCCGCGCTCAACACGCACCTCTTCTTCAAGGTGGCCGGCCACAACTTCACGGTGGTGGCCGTGGACGCCTGCTACACGGCCAACTACACCACGGACACGCTGGTGCTGGCGCCGGGGAACACCGTGGACGCGCTCGTCTATACGGGCGCCGCGCCGGGGAGCTACTACATGGCGGTGGAGCCGCACCACACGCTGTCGCCCGCGGCCACCACGGACGCCTCCGACGGCGGCTCCGTCGCCACGGGCATCCTGCTCTACAACGGCACGTCGGCCACGGCGACGCCCGCCATGCCCACTATGCCGAACAACTCGGACTCGACGACGGCCAACGACTTCTACTTCGGGCTGCGGGGCGTGCCCGCGGCCGTGCCGTCGCCGGTGGACGTGAACATGACCATCCAGCTGGGGCTGGGCCAGCTGCCGTGCGACGCGGCCCAGACCAACTGCTCCGTGAACGCCTTCGCAGCGGCGATGAACGGGGTCTCGTTCCGCCTGCCCACGCAGATGTCGCTCCTGGAGGCGCAGTTCGGCAACGCGTCCGGGGTGTACACCGCCGACTTCCCCGACGGCGTGCCACCCAACGGCACGGCCATGGTGGAGGGCACCAAGGTGAGGAGCCTGCCCTACAACTCcacggtggagatcgtgctgcagaACCCTATGGCCTTCCCGTCGGAGAGCCACCCGATCCACCTCCACGGCTTCAACTTCTTCGTTCTGGCGCAGGGGCTCGGCACCTTCGCCCCGGGCAACACCAGCGCCTACAACCTGGTCGACCCCGTGGCCCGCAACACCATCGCCGTGCCCGCCGGAGGCTGGGCCGTCATCCGCTTCGTCGCCAACAACCCAGGTACCGTTACCGTGCTTTCCATACATACGTTTCTCCCTATTTCGGCCCAAACTATATGGGCCTTGATTTTAACAGTGTTAATAATTTGATGTTTGGGCTTTGACGCGTGTAGGCATGTGGTTCTTCCACTGCCACCTGGACGCGCACGTTCCGATGGGGCTCGGGATGGTGTTCGCGGTGGAGAACGGGACGACGGCCGACTCCATGCTGCCTCCGCCGCCGGCTGATCTGCCCATGTGCTAGAGCACGCAAGTTTCCAGCGCGATTTCGTCATGATCCTGCGTGCAAGTTTACAGATTTAATTGTTCTTTGTGTGTGTAAAAAAACGCGAGAGGCGACGGAGCGTATACGTGTGCAGGGCCGTTGGTTGATTTGTCGCGTGTTTACGGTGAACGTGTACATGAATTGGGTTTGGTGTAACAACGTTCTCTTTCTTTGGTGTAAATACCAAATGATTCAATTTCAGAGGTTCATTTCCTACCGAGTACTGTACTGATCGGCGTGCATGCATGACGTTCTCTTCCTTTGGTGTAACTATATGCCAACGATTGAACTTCAGAGGTTCGTATCATTCTGACGGTGCATAAAGATACTAGTACACGATTGCATATCGTACTGATTGGAGTGCATGACGATGGCATCTTTGAATTTCAATACGTTGATTGATCGGAGAATATCTAGCGAGCTGGATGAGATGCTACACATGCATCGGCAGATTGGCTGCTTGGCTTACCTGGAGCTGGAGGGCAACAACTTGAAATGCGAGCTCGTCACCAGAGGACAAAGTCGTCTTAGTGACGACTTTGCTGCCGACTTGCCTCCTGTTTCTTTCTGCAAAGTGCCGTCGTCGGTAACGCGTTGCGCTGCTCATGCAGTACCCATCCACGCGGGTTTCCTAGGCTATAGGCTGCTTTGGTCTTGACGTCTTGTGAATACAAATCATCAATACGATGTTGACAGAATACTACGAGAATATGTAACCGAGTGTCCGGTCTCATTTTGTGAATTATTCAGGACTCATTCGGTTTATAGGGTATTTAAATCAACGGAATAGGGAAAGTAAGGAAATTGTGTCCATATTGACATTATTCCTGTGAATTCCTAATATTAAATTAGACCTCATGAAAAATTCCTAAAGTTTAAAGAGGATAGACCTAAGTTTAGGTCAACTTTGTAGTTATCTTTTCGCATAGATCTTGATTCATAATGATGAAATTGTGTGATCAGTTGCTATGTATTTTTGAGGAAGAAGAGAAATCACCAAGAAGGTGTAAAACCGTATGCACTTGTCCTTTGATAAATTATAGTTTTGACATGTCCCCAGAAGATACTTGCTCCGTCCCAAGGTAAGTGTCTCAATTTTGAGACGAAGGGAGTAGAAACTTGTGAACCATGGTTTTCTCGGATGGTAAGTTCTCTATCCTCGGCCAGCATGTTTGGGGTTGACTCTGTAGTTGCAACCTCTGTTCCTCGCCCTATTTGTTTACGAAAAAGTGCCAAGGGCCTTACCTTCTAGGAAAGTTCCATTTGTTTTCTTGTGGGTAATCCAATGAAACTTAAAATACTATGTTTATTCTAGAAAACTACAACACTATTTATTCTACCATGTTATAGTACAGAGGTTGACTAGGCGATAACACTTCTATAAATTTAATATTCCGTGGTGTTTATTAGTTTGTATGTACCCGTGGTAACATCCTTTGAGACATTTCAAGACTTGGTCATCATGCCAGTTGTCACTTTGTTGGCATAATTTTCTCACTAATTTAATAGTATGAGATATTCGGATTATAATCTAAGCAACTATCCATTCTAAAAAACACTTGTTCTTTTACATGGTGTATTTGACCATATTTCCACATGCATTTTTGTAGAACAATATGTTCTCACATGATACAATCTATTAACTTTTCTATAGTCTTGAAGAACTAGTACATACACTCGAAACTCAAGATCCCACCTTGCATGTATATTTGCTTTTCTCAAAAAGAACATCACGCGTCCATTCACAAAAAAGAAGGGCATTTCGTCCCTGCCAAAAAAGGGCATTCCACAATAAAAGAACATTATTGATTGTAAACCAACCATAATCAGAACCACATCGTTCTTTGTTCTCCCTAAGCACAACCACGATATATGCTTTGTTGAAACTAAATATGTTATACAAACTAAGGATAATACACACCGGGTTTCTTTTGACTTTTCTTATTGCGGAAAAGTATGGCAAGGACTAAAACAAATTTTATTTGTTCTTTTCCAGAAGTTTCTCGGTAACAAGTGGCCACGAGGAGAATTT contains:
- the LOC119277612 gene encoding laccase-7-like isoform X1, with protein sequence MAQLLWLALGVLLLASSVADAATANYTFTVQSMKINQLCNSTDIIAVNGQLPGPTIDVFEGDEVVVDVINASPYNLTIHWHGILQKLTPWADGPSMVTQCPIQPNGSYTYRFNVTGHEGTLWWHAHSSFLRATVYGPLIIRPRNGTAYPFPAPDQEVPVVLGEWWSQNVVDVEKDAVMAGQLPSHSDAFTVNGLTGQLYQCANETFTAVVQPNTTVLLRVINAALNTHLFFKVAGHNFTVVAVDACYTANYTTDTLVLAPGNTVDALVYTGAAPGSYYMAVEPHHTLSPAATTDASDGGSVATGILLYNGTSATATPAMPTMPNNSDSTTANDFYFGLRGVPAAVPSPVDVNMTIQLGLGQLPCDAAQTNCSVNAFAAAMNGVSFRLPTQMSLLEAQFGNASGVYTADFPDGVPPNGTAMVEGTKVRSLPYNSTVEIVLQNPMAFPSESHPIHLHGFNFFVLAQGLGTFAPGNTSAYNLVDPVARNTIAVPAGGWAVIRFVANNPGMWFFHCHLDAHVPMGLGMVFAVENGTTADSMLPPPPADLPMC
- the LOC119277612 gene encoding laccase-7-like isoform X2, producing the protein MAQLLWLALGVLLLASSVADAATANYTFTVQSMKINQLCNSTDIIAVNGQLPGPTIDVFEGDEVVVDVINASPYNLTIHWHGILQKLTPWADGPSMVTQCPIQPNGSYTYRFNVTGHEGTLWWHAHSSFLRATVYGPLIIRPRNGTAYPFPAPDQEVPVVLGEWWSQNVVDVEKDAVMAGQLPSHSDAFTVNGLTGQLYQCANETFTAVVQPNTTVLLRVINAALNTHLFFKVAGHNFTVVAVDACYTANYTTDTLVLAPGNTVDALVYTGAAPGSYYMAVEPHHTLSPAATTDASDGGSVATGILLYNGTSATATPAMPTMPNNSDSTTANDFYFGLRGVPAAVPSPVDVNMTIQLGLGQLPCDAAQTNCSVNAFAAAMNGVSFRLPTQMSLLEAQFGNASGVYTADFPDGVPPNGTAMVEGTKGLGTFAPGNTSAYNLVDPVARNTIAVPAGGWAVIRFVANNPGMWFFHCHLDAHVPMGLGMVFAVENGTTADSMLPPPPADLPMC